A genomic window from Purpureocillium takamizusanense chromosome 2, complete sequence includes:
- a CDS encoding Enoyl-CoA hydratase (EggNog:ENOG503P1F2~COG:I) encodes MSGSDSVAAGLVQATSPVDGVKLIALNRPGKRNALSGQLIAEFLGALSAASTDPGVRAIVITGNGPFFCAGADLNDIAALDSAGARSCRYLEDLCSGVAAVRKPVVAAVNGPALGGGFELALMCDLIVAAKSAYFALPETQRGLIPGAGGTQRLTAAVGKYLAMRTILLGRPITADEALSCGLLCDLVDDGNLLQQAINVGAGLGERGPEALQFAKEAICRADGLCRDDLFERNLYYATFGTEEKRRGVDDFLAKRDKSGGSRAQPPGAPN; translated from the exons ATGTCTGGATCTGACTCTGTCGCTGCTGGTCTCGTCCAAGCCACGTCACccgtcgatggcgtcaaGCTCATCGCCTTGAACCGCCCCGGCAAGCGGAACGCGCTGTCCGGTCAGCTTATCGCCGAGTTCCTCGGCGCGCTGTCCGCGGCATCGACCGACCCGGGCGTCAgggccatcgtcatcaccggCAACGGACCCTTCTTCTGCG CGGGCGCGGATCTCAACGACATTGCGGCCCTCGATTCGGCAGGTGCCCGATCGTGTCGCTACCTTGAGGATCTCTGTTCCGGCGTGGCAGCCGTGCGCAAGCCCGTGGTTGCAGCTGTCAATGGCCCAGCG cttGGTGGCGGCTTCGAACTTGCGCTCATG TGCGACCTGATTGTGGCGGCCAAGTCTGCCTACTTTGCCCTGCCCGAGACCCAGCGAGGCCTCATTCCCGGTGCCGGCGGGACGCAGCGGCTCAcggccgccgttggcaaGTACCTG GCCATGCGAACCATCCTTCTCGGCAGGCCAATTACGGCCGATGAAGCGCTGTCGTGCGGGCTGCTGTGCGACCTCGTGGACGACGGCAACTTGCTCCAGCAGGCCAtcaacgtcggcgccggcctggggGAGCGCGGGCCGGAGGCGTTGCAGTTTGCTAAAGAAGCCATATGCAGAG CTGACGGCCTCTGCCGCGACGATCTCTTTGAGAGGAACCTCTACTACGCGACGTTTGGAaccgaggagaagcgcaGAGGGGTTGACGACTTTCTGGCGAAGCGGGACAAGTCGGGCGGCAGCCGGGCCCAGCCACCCGGAGCCCCCAACTAA
- a CDS encoding uncharacterized protein (EggNog:ENOG503PY5V~TransMembrane:3 (i52-76o106-129i141-166o)): MSSTPTVTTPLLPRRSGGIPDADLERDPQSRDHPADGKDPPPPPTFNPLQRVAICTFSALHILRGLIFVAFPAALIGMSARGGGGSSSHHGQDTTTTAPNHHHHHYYHLLTALLGTRDIVLGGLLAAAFRRRRVPGVHRALAANLLSDAADTFVLIFFAACASAAAQQPRRWRPGSPVAEITAVAVMATLEHITLWSMSTETGVGGLGGFGSSSGGGGGGSGFEKMRASPTSAYEARMQADEDKKRRMDMWLSDMRRAEEMRQPSPLPQMQSQPPPPPPPPK, from the coding sequence aTGTCCAGCACTCCAACCGTCACCACGCCCCTCCTGCCCCGGCGATCCGGCGGCATCCCGGACGCGGATCTGGAGCGGGACCCACAATCCCGGGACCacccggccgacggcaaggatcctccccctccgccgaCCTTCAATCCGCTGCAGCGCGTTGCCATCTGCACCTTTTCCGCCCTGCACATCCTACGCGGGCTCATCTTCGTCGCGTttcccgccgccctcatcggcaTGTCCGcacgtggcggcggcggcagcagcagccaccatgGCCAGGACACCACCACAACCGCACCcaaccatcaccaccaccactactaccaccTTCtcacggcgctgctgggcacGCGGGACATTGTCCTCGggggcctgctcgccgccgcttttcgccgccgccgcgttccCGGCGTGCaccgcgcgctggcggccaacCTGCTCAGCGACGCGGCCGATACCTTTGTGCtcatcttcttcgccgcgtgcgcctcggccgccgcacAGCAGCCCCGCCGGTGGCGCCCGGGGAGCCCCGTCGCAGAGATcaccgccgtggccgtcatgGCGACGCTCGAGCACATCACCCTGTGGAGCATGAGCACCGAGACGGgtgtcggcgggctgggAGGGTTCGGGAGCtctagcggcggcggcggcggcgggtccgGCTTCGAGAAGAtgagggcgtcgccgacgtcggcctATGAGGCGCGCatgcaggccgacgaggacaagaagcGGAGGATGGACATGTGGCTGTCGGACATGAGGCGGGCGGAAGAGATGCGGCAACCTTCCCCCTTGCCGCAGATGCAgtctcagccgccgccgccgccgccgccgccgaaaTAA
- a CDS encoding uncharacterized protein (COG:S~TransMembrane:7 (o20-44i56-77o89-112i153-174o210-228i240-261o273-294i)~EggNog:ENOG503NZ9X) has product MGSELGNTPDTKPEVRLDGVGIFYIVFAVVWTLLLFSGMVFLWMRRDMPILRIRGLGLSFASVCLLHGYWLAVSLAYVYGPLMPEVAEYWVMGVWLPFGIALFQASNSRFLYVANAQKKYVKKTVDVGWNGERPRIRKTLVARWKMLDYSFKMLFLVGLGMAFQLFLTVFMFLVSRKFHPSFGIAGTEVTGTPMEQKTAQGRGWEWWPSVFWQLFWAWIVAPIILWRSRGLRDTQGWRTQTIACCVSGLHAAPMWLIALYVPGMAPVNQYFIPPMWIVLSITFLEFFTVFLPCWEVRKQRVLCQETLDSIARWESRQKCAPAGAAKSVHSGSTAASSWAGRTKAVSISSSGGSILTMDALEHTLAKNPEPLQHFSALRDFSGENIAFLTRVREWRATYLVLGKEKTESEKDSTTTATPKLSRECYESALRIYMDFISNNSAEFQVNLSSADFKNLQAVFEPAARAIYGEKGSPDPATPFDDTPRHNDTAELIRYWGEIPEGFGDGVFDDAEMSIKYLVLTNTWPKFIKERRSFDASSSVESGRQ; this is encoded by the exons ATGGGTTCGGAACTCGGCAACACGCCTGACACGAAGCCCGAGGTtcgcctcgatggcgtcggcatcTTCTATatcgtcttcgccgtcgtaTGGACGCTCCTACTCTTCAGTGGCATGGTCTTCCTTTGGATGCGCCGGGACATGCCTATCCTTCGCATCCGCGGACTGGGTCTGTCGTTTGCGTCCGTGTGCCTGCTCCACGGGTACTGGCtggccgtctcgctcgcGTATGTATACGGCCCTCTTATGCCCGAGGTGGCCGAGTACTGGGTCATGGGCGTCTGGCTGCCCTTTGGCATTGCCCTCTTCCAGGCCTCCAACAGCCGCTTCCTCTACGTCGCCAACGCGCAGAAGAAGTATGTCAAGAAGACAGTCGATGTTGGGTGGAACGGCGAGCGGCCGCGGATTCGCAAAActctcgtcgcccgctggAAGATGCTCGACTATAGTTTCAAGatgctcttcctcgtcggcctcggcatggcCTTTCAG CTTTTCCTCACCGTCTTCATGTTCCTCGTCTCGCGCAAGTTCCACCCGTCCTTTggcatcgccggcaccgAGGTTACCGGCACGCCCATGGAACAGAAGACGGCTCAGGGCCGCGGTTGGGAATGGTGGCCGTCCGTCTTCTGGCAGCTCTTCTGGGCCTGGATCGTTGCGCCCATCATCCTCTGGAGATCCCGGGGCCTCCGTGACACTCAGGGGTGGCGCACACAGACCATTGCCTGCTGCGTTTCTGG ATTGCATGCTGCGCCGATGTGGCTGATTGCTCTCTATGTACCTGGCATGGCACCAGTTAACCAGTACTTTATCCCTCCCATGTG GATCGTTTTGTCCATCACGTTTTTGGAATTCTTCACCGTCTTCCTGCCATGCTGGGAGGTCCGCAAGCAGAGGGTCCTCTGCCAGGAGACGCTCGACTCGATCGCGCGATGGGAGTCTCGCCAGAAGTGCGCTCcggctggcgccgccaagtCGGTCCACTCGGGCAGCACCGCGGCGTCTTCATGGGCGGGCCGGACCAAGGCCGTCTCCATCAGCAGCTCGGGCGGCAGTATCCTCACCATGGATGCCCTGGAGCACACGCTTGCCAAGAACCCCGAGCCCCTGCAGCACTTTTCTGCGCTGCGCGACTTCTCTGGCGAGAACATTGCCTTCCTGACGCGCGTCCGCGAGTGGCGGGCGACGTATTTGGTGCTCGGCAAGGAGAAGACGGAGAGCGAGAAGGActcgaccacgacggctACACCCAAGCTTTCACGCGAGTGCTACGAGAGCGCGCTGCGCATCTACATGGACTTTATCAGCAACAACAGTGCCGAGTTCCAGGTCAacttgtcgtcggccgacTTCAAGAACCTCCAGGCCGTCTtcgagcccgcggcgcgcgccatcTACGGCGAAAAGGGGTCGCCGGATCCCGCCACGCCCTTTGACGACACGCCGCGCCACAATGACACGGCCGAGCTGATCCGCTACTGGGGCGAAATCCCCGAGGGctttggcgacggcgtgttTGACGACGCGGAGATGAGCATCAAGTATCTGGTTCTCACCAATACGTGGCCCAAGTTCATCAAGGAGAGGCGGTCATTTGATGCGTCAAGCAGCGTGGAATCTGGGAGGCAGTGA